Proteins from a single region of Primulina tabacum isolate GXHZ01 chromosome 5, ASM2559414v2, whole genome shotgun sequence:
- the LOC142546754 gene encoding uncharacterized protein LOC142546754 isoform X1, with protein sequence MAAHINLISLAPFPSSLSPTFFNRLGTRRFSSRESASSPSSLPQNPSQNPLPSSSSVLHCPHFESCSGCSHEYNLHRPPILGEASDFFKNIGVADFTFESRRTWGWRCRAKLVVRGTSAKPFIGLYEEGTHNVVDIPECKAHHPSINVAVDLLKRGMSELNIEPYDEDRGTGDLRYVQLAVTTYDTSLPTRERYKYGKVQVALVWNSRDESSPSSEKLNALASYLWMNGGPEKKVHLIHSVWANFQISTNNIIFGSRWVHLLGEKEFWEHVGGIDISLVPSSFGQPNTRAFDSLLHRLRKYVRIGASVVDLYAGAGFIGLSLAATRKCRSVKCVEVNKESKQSFEKTASRLPITMDCSISWHHADVSKESLYWLLGSDVVIVDPPRKGLDSSLVSALQSLSFMKLKNNISESKKVKNEKRPWVLRERETSGQSLGQTKEAERQSLPETLIYISCGWDSFKEDCMSLLSTKSWHLEKAHGFNFFPGTQRCVLFWIHQITQCSNFATSRSSKYRIIVEQIIAVKRWRFEIFVLS encoded by the exons ATGGCCGCACACATAAACCTCATCTCTCTCGCGCCTTTTCCTTCTTCACTCTCCCCCACATTCTTCAACCGCCTTGGAACCCGCCGTTTCTCATCTCGAGAATCTGCATCGTCGCCGTCGTCCCTTCCTCAAAACCCTAGCCAAAACCCTCTTCCATCCTCATCTTCCGTTCTTCACTGTCCTCACTTTGAATC CTGCTCGGGCTGCAGTCACGAGTACAACCTCCACCGACCACCCATTCTCGGGGAGGCATCTGACTTCTTCAAGAACATCGGTGTCGCAGATTTCACATTCGAGAGTCGTAGAACT TGGGGGTGGAGATGTCGTGCAAAGCTTGTGGTTCGTGGTACATCAGCCAAACCTTTTATCGGGCTTTATGAAGAGGGTACTCATAATGTAGTGGATATTCCTGAATGCAAAG CTCACCATCCAAGCATCAATGTTGCTGTGGACCTGCTGAAGCGag GCATGTCTGAGTTGAATATCGAGCCATATGATGAAGATCGGGGAACCGGTGACCTGAGATATGTTCAG CTGGCTGTGACGACATATGACACATCTCTCCCAACTCGTGAAAGATATAAATATG GTAAGGTGCAGGTTGCGTTGGTTTGGAATTCACGTGATGAGAGCTCACCTAGTTCTGAAAAGTTAAATGCTCTGGCCAGT TATTTGTGGATGAATGGGGGGCCAGAGAAAAAAGTCCATTTGATTCATTCTGTATGGGCTAACTTTCAGATATCAACAAATAAT ATTATTTTTGGCAGCAGATGGGTACATCTTTTGGGTGAAAAAGAGTTCTGGGAGCATGTTGGAGGAATTGATATTTCTCTGGTCCCTTCAAGTTTTGGACAACCAAATACACGA GCTTTTGATTCTCTACTTCATAGATTACGAAAATACGTTCGTATTGGGGCATCAGTAGTTGACCTCTATGCTGGTGCTGGTTTCATTGGTTTATCTTTGGCTGCCACCAGAAAATGCAG GTCAGTAAAATGTGTGGAGGTTAACAAAGAATCGAAGCAATCATTTGAAAAGACTGCTTCTCGGTTACCTATAACCATGGACTGCAGTATAAGCTGGCATCATGCCgacgtttccaag GAATCACTTTATTGGCTCTTGGGATctgatgttgttattgttgatcCTCCACGTAAGGGATTGGACTCTTCTCTGGTCAGCGCATTGCAGTCTCTATCATTCATGAAgctcaaaaataatataagtGAGAG CAAAAAAGTTAAAAATGAGAAAAGACCTTGGGTTCTACGGGAAAGAGAAACTTCAGGGCAGAGTCTAGGCCAGACAAAGGAAGCCGAGAGACAGTCACTACCAGAAACTCTTATATATATAAGCTGTGGATGGGATAGTTTCAAAGAG GATTGCATGTCATTGCTATCTACCAAGTCATGGCATTTGGAGAAAGCCCATGGTTTCAACTTTTTCCCTGGAACACAAag GTGTGTATTGTTCTGGATCCATCAGATTACACAGTGCTCCAATTTTGCTACATCGAGAAGTTCCAAGTATCGAATCATAGTTGAGCAAATAATTGCAGTCAAGCGTTGGCGTTTTGAGATATTTGTGCTATCTTAG
- the LOC142546754 gene encoding uncharacterized protein LOC142546754 isoform X2 has translation MAAHINLISLAPFPSSLSPTFFNRLGTRRFSSRESASSPSSLPQNPSQNPLPSSSSVLHCPHFESCSGCSHEYNLHRPPILGEASDFFKNIGVADFTFESRRTWGWRCRAKLVVRGTSAKPFIGLYEEAHHPSINVAVDLLKRGMSELNIEPYDEDRGTGDLRYVQLAVTTYDTSLPTRERYKYGKVQVALVWNSRDESSPSSEKLNALASYLWMNGGPEKKVHLIHSVWANFQISTNNIIFGSRWVHLLGEKEFWEHVGGIDISLVPSSFGQPNTRAFDSLLHRLRKYVRIGASVVDLYAGAGFIGLSLAATRKCRSVKCVEVNKESKQSFEKTASRLPITMDCSISWHHADVSKESLYWLLGSDVVIVDPPRKGLDSSLVSALQSLSFMKLKNNISESKKVKNEKRPWVLRERETSGQSLGQTKEAERQSLPETLIYISCGWDSFKEDCMSLLSTKSWHLEKAHGFNFFPGTQRCVLFWIHQITQCSNFATSRSSKYRIIVEQIIAVKRWRFEIFVLS, from the exons ATGGCCGCACACATAAACCTCATCTCTCTCGCGCCTTTTCCTTCTTCACTCTCCCCCACATTCTTCAACCGCCTTGGAACCCGCCGTTTCTCATCTCGAGAATCTGCATCGTCGCCGTCGTCCCTTCCTCAAAACCCTAGCCAAAACCCTCTTCCATCCTCATCTTCCGTTCTTCACTGTCCTCACTTTGAATC CTGCTCGGGCTGCAGTCACGAGTACAACCTCCACCGACCACCCATTCTCGGGGAGGCATCTGACTTCTTCAAGAACATCGGTGTCGCAGATTTCACATTCGAGAGTCGTAGAACT TGGGGGTGGAGATGTCGTGCAAAGCTTGTGGTTCGTGGTACATCAGCCAAACCTTTTATCGGGCTTTATGAAGAGG CTCACCATCCAAGCATCAATGTTGCTGTGGACCTGCTGAAGCGag GCATGTCTGAGTTGAATATCGAGCCATATGATGAAGATCGGGGAACCGGTGACCTGAGATATGTTCAG CTGGCTGTGACGACATATGACACATCTCTCCCAACTCGTGAAAGATATAAATATG GTAAGGTGCAGGTTGCGTTGGTTTGGAATTCACGTGATGAGAGCTCACCTAGTTCTGAAAAGTTAAATGCTCTGGCCAGT TATTTGTGGATGAATGGGGGGCCAGAGAAAAAAGTCCATTTGATTCATTCTGTATGGGCTAACTTTCAGATATCAACAAATAAT ATTATTTTTGGCAGCAGATGGGTACATCTTTTGGGTGAAAAAGAGTTCTGGGAGCATGTTGGAGGAATTGATATTTCTCTGGTCCCTTCAAGTTTTGGACAACCAAATACACGA GCTTTTGATTCTCTACTTCATAGATTACGAAAATACGTTCGTATTGGGGCATCAGTAGTTGACCTCTATGCTGGTGCTGGTTTCATTGGTTTATCTTTGGCTGCCACCAGAAAATGCAG GTCAGTAAAATGTGTGGAGGTTAACAAAGAATCGAAGCAATCATTTGAAAAGACTGCTTCTCGGTTACCTATAACCATGGACTGCAGTATAAGCTGGCATCATGCCgacgtttccaag GAATCACTTTATTGGCTCTTGGGATctgatgttgttattgttgatcCTCCACGTAAGGGATTGGACTCTTCTCTGGTCAGCGCATTGCAGTCTCTATCATTCATGAAgctcaaaaataatataagtGAGAG CAAAAAAGTTAAAAATGAGAAAAGACCTTGGGTTCTACGGGAAAGAGAAACTTCAGGGCAGAGTCTAGGCCAGACAAAGGAAGCCGAGAGACAGTCACTACCAGAAACTCTTATATATATAAGCTGTGGATGGGATAGTTTCAAAGAG GATTGCATGTCATTGCTATCTACCAAGTCATGGCATTTGGAGAAAGCCCATGGTTTCAACTTTTTCCCTGGAACACAAag GTGTGTATTGTTCTGGATCCATCAGATTACACAGTGCTCCAATTTTGCTACATCGAGAAGTTCCAAGTATCGAATCATAGTTGAGCAAATAATTGCAGTCAAGCGTTGGCGTTTTGAGATATTTGTGCTATCTTAG
- the LOC142546754 gene encoding uncharacterized protein LOC142546754 isoform X3 codes for MAAHINLISLAPFPSSLSPTFFNRLGTRRFSSRESASSPSSLPQNPSQNPLPSSSSVLHCPHFESCSGCSHEYNLHRPPILGEASDFFKNIGVADFTFESRRTWGWRCRAKLVVRGTSAKPFIGLYEEGTHNVVDIPECKAHHPSINVAVDLLKRGMSELNIEPYDEDRGTGDLRYVQLAVTTYDTSLPTRERYKYGKVQVALVWNSRDESSPSSEKLNALASYLWMNGGPEKKVHLIHSVWANFQISTNNIIFGSRWVHLLGEKEFWEHVGGIDISLVPSSFGQPNTRAFDSLLHRLRKYVRIGASVVDLYAGAGFIGLSLAATRKCRSVKCVEVNKESKQSFEKTASRLPITMDCSISWHHADVSKESLYWLLGSDVVIVDPPRKGLDSSLVSALQSLSFMKLKNNISESKKVKNEKRPWVLRERETSGQSLGQTKEAERQSLPETLIYISCGWDSFKEDCMSLLSTKSWHLEKAHGFNFFPGTQSIEILAVFKRGAGENVNRKKTAKKKRHT; via the exons ATGGCCGCACACATAAACCTCATCTCTCTCGCGCCTTTTCCTTCTTCACTCTCCCCCACATTCTTCAACCGCCTTGGAACCCGCCGTTTCTCATCTCGAGAATCTGCATCGTCGCCGTCGTCCCTTCCTCAAAACCCTAGCCAAAACCCTCTTCCATCCTCATCTTCCGTTCTTCACTGTCCTCACTTTGAATC CTGCTCGGGCTGCAGTCACGAGTACAACCTCCACCGACCACCCATTCTCGGGGAGGCATCTGACTTCTTCAAGAACATCGGTGTCGCAGATTTCACATTCGAGAGTCGTAGAACT TGGGGGTGGAGATGTCGTGCAAAGCTTGTGGTTCGTGGTACATCAGCCAAACCTTTTATCGGGCTTTATGAAGAGGGTACTCATAATGTAGTGGATATTCCTGAATGCAAAG CTCACCATCCAAGCATCAATGTTGCTGTGGACCTGCTGAAGCGag GCATGTCTGAGTTGAATATCGAGCCATATGATGAAGATCGGGGAACCGGTGACCTGAGATATGTTCAG CTGGCTGTGACGACATATGACACATCTCTCCCAACTCGTGAAAGATATAAATATG GTAAGGTGCAGGTTGCGTTGGTTTGGAATTCACGTGATGAGAGCTCACCTAGTTCTGAAAAGTTAAATGCTCTGGCCAGT TATTTGTGGATGAATGGGGGGCCAGAGAAAAAAGTCCATTTGATTCATTCTGTATGGGCTAACTTTCAGATATCAACAAATAAT ATTATTTTTGGCAGCAGATGGGTACATCTTTTGGGTGAAAAAGAGTTCTGGGAGCATGTTGGAGGAATTGATATTTCTCTGGTCCCTTCAAGTTTTGGACAACCAAATACACGA GCTTTTGATTCTCTACTTCATAGATTACGAAAATACGTTCGTATTGGGGCATCAGTAGTTGACCTCTATGCTGGTGCTGGTTTCATTGGTTTATCTTTGGCTGCCACCAGAAAATGCAG GTCAGTAAAATGTGTGGAGGTTAACAAAGAATCGAAGCAATCATTTGAAAAGACTGCTTCTCGGTTACCTATAACCATGGACTGCAGTATAAGCTGGCATCATGCCgacgtttccaag GAATCACTTTATTGGCTCTTGGGATctgatgttgttattgttgatcCTCCACGTAAGGGATTGGACTCTTCTCTGGTCAGCGCATTGCAGTCTCTATCATTCATGAAgctcaaaaataatataagtGAGAG CAAAAAAGTTAAAAATGAGAAAAGACCTTGGGTTCTACGGGAAAGAGAAACTTCAGGGCAGAGTCTAGGCCAGACAAAGGAAGCCGAGAGACAGTCACTACCAGAAACTCTTATATATATAAGCTGTGGATGGGATAGTTTCAAAGAG GATTGCATGTCATTGCTATCTACCAAGTCATGGCATTTGGAGAAAGCCCATGGTTTCAACTTTTTCCCTGGAACACAAag TATTGAAATCCTCGCTGTGTTCAAAAGAGGCGCAGGAGAAAATGTGAACCGAAAGAAAACCGCGAAAAAGAAAAGACATACTTGA
- the LOC142546753 gene encoding chloride channel protein CLC-b yields the protein MEENNKSAGAEETFIERQEDDEETDPESNPLRIPLLKRNRTLSSNPLAMVGAKVSHIESLDYEINENDLFKHDWRSRSKVQVLQYIFFKWLLAFFVGLLTGLIASLINLAVENIAGYKLLAVVKYIDQERYLMGFIYLAGANLFLTLVAAVLCVCFAPTAAGPGIPEIKAYLNGIDTPNMFGATTLIVKIIGSIGAVAAGLDLGKEGPLVHIGTCIASLLGQGGSGNYRLKWRWLRYFNNDRDRRDLITCGSSAGVCAAFRAPVGGVLFALEEVATWWRSALLWRTFFSTAVVVVVLRAFIEYCKSGNCGLFGKGGLIMFDVSGVSVRYHAVDLIPVAVIGVIGGILGSLYNHVLHQVLKVYNVINKKGKLHKLLLSLSVSIFTSVCMYGLPFLAKCRPCDSSILGSSCPTTGGTGNFKQFNCPKGYYNDLATLLLTTNDDAVRSIFSINTPTEFQIFSLIIYFALYCILGLITFGIAVPSGLFLPIILMGAAYGRILGVAMGTYTDIDQGLYAVLGAASLMAGSMRMTVSLCVIFLELTNNLLLLPITMLVLLIAKTVGDCFNPSIYEIILELKELPFLDAKPEPWMRNITVGELVDAKPAVITLNGIEKVGRIVEILRNSTHNGFPVVDTVTVPQVVSSPNETAELHGLVLRAHLMLVLKKKYFLQERRRIEESEVRDKFTSIDLAETWGNIEEVALTNDEMEMYVDLHPLTNTTPFTVIESMSVAKALVLFRQVGLRHLLILPKFQPARASPVVGILTRQDLRSQNILSAFPHLEKAKESKKRH from the exons ATGGAGGAGAACAACAAGTCAGCAGGAGCAGAGGAAACATTCATTGAAAGgcaagaagatgatgaagaaaCAGACCCTGAAAGCAACCCACTTCGAATCCCTCTGCTCAAAAGAAATCGAACCCTTTCTTCGAATCCACTTGCCATGGTTGGAGCCAAAGTTTCTCACATAGAGAGCTTGGACTACGA GATCAACGAAAACGATCTTTTCAAGCACGACTGGAGAAGCAGATCGAAAGTCCAAGTACTGCAGTATATCTTCTTTAAATGGTTGCTGGCATTCTTCGTCGGGCTTCTGACCGGATTAATTGCCTCTCTTATCAATCTCGCAGTTGAAAATATTGCAGGGTACAAACTTCTTGCCGTGGTTAAATACATCGACCAGGAAAG GTACTTGATGGGATTCATCTATTTGGCCGGAGcaaatttatttctaacattggtggctgccgtTCTGTGTGTTTGTTTTGCACCTACAGCAGCTGGTCCTGGAATTCCTGAAATTAAAGCTTATCTGAATGGAATTGACACCCCTAACATGTTTGGTGCCACAACGTTGATTGTTAAG ATCATTGGAAGCATTGGAGCCGTTGCTGCAGGCTTGGATCTTGGAAAAGAAGGTCCTCTGGTACATATTGGGACCTGCATTGCTTCTCTTTTAGGACAGGGTGGCTCGGGTAATTACCGTCTCAAATGGCGCTGGCTAAGATATTTCAACAATGACAGGGATCGGCGAGATCTGATCACATGTGGTTCCTCAGCCGGAGTATGTGCTGCTTTCCGAGCCCCAGTTGGTGGTGTTCTCTTCGCTCTTGAAGAGGTGGCAACATGGTGGAGAAGTGCTCTTCTTTGGAGAACATTTTTCAGTACAGCAGTTGTGGTCGTAGTTCTCAGGGCATTCATTGAATATTGTAAATCAGGGAACTGTGGGTTATTTGGGAAAGGTGGCTTGATCATGTTTGATGTGAGTGGCGTTTCAGTGAGATACCATGCGGTTGACCTCATTCCTGTGGCTGTCATAGGAGTGATTGGAGGCATTTTAGGAAGCCTATACAATCACGTTCTCCACCAGGTCCTCAAGGTCTACAATGTCATAAATAA GAAGGGGAAATTGCATAAACTACTACTTAGTCTCAGTGTCTCCATTTTTACTTCAGTATGCATGTATGGACTTCCTTTTCTTGCGAAATGCCGACCTTGTGATTCCTCCATACTGGGTTCTTCCTGTCCTACAACTGGCGGGACAGGAAATTTCAAGCAATTCAACTGCCCAAAAGGATACTATAACGACCTAGCTACTCTTCTTCTAACCACAAATGACGATGCTGTTCGCAGCATTTTCTCAATAAACACACCAACGGAATTCCAAATATTTTCCCTCATTATCTACTTTGCTCTGTATTGCATTTTGGGACTTATCACCTTTGGCATTGCCGTCCCATCAGGCCTCTTTCTCCCTATCATTCTAATGGGTGCGGCTTATGGTCGCATACTTGGCGTTGCCATGGGAACATATACAGATATAGATCAGGGGCTCTATGCCGTTCTTGGGGCAGCTTCCCTTATGGCTGGTTCAATGAGAATGACAGTTTCCCTTTGTGTCATATTTCTCGAGCTCACCAACAACCTTCTCTTGCTACCCATTACAATGTTAGTTCTCCTAATTGCTAAAACAGTGGGTGACTGCTTCAACCCAAGCATCTATGAGATAATATTAGAATTAAAAGAGCTGCCTTTCTTGGACGCAAAACCTGAGCCATGGATGAGAAATATTACCGTTGGTGAGCTCGTTGATGCCAAGCCAGCCGTAATTACCCTGAATGGAATTGAGAAGGTTGGTCGTATAGTGGAAATCCTGAGAAATTCCACACACAATGGTTTCCCAGTTGTGGACACAGTAACAGTTCCACAAGTAGTGAGTTCACCAAATGAGACCGCTGAACTGCATGGACTGGTCCTAAGAGCTCATCTTATGTTAGTGCTGAAAAAGAAGTATTTCCTGCAAGAAAGACGACGGATAGAGGAATCGGAAGTGAGAGATAAATTTACCTCAATTGATTTAGCTGAAACTTGGGGTAATATTGAAGAGGTAGCATTGACAAATGATGAAATGGAGATGTATGTCGACTTACACCCTTTGACCAACACAACCCCATTCACAGTAATTGAGAGCATGTCGGTGGCGAAGGCATTGGTGCTTTTCCGGCAGGTGGGGCTTCGTCACTTGCTCATTCTCCCTAAATTTCAACCAGCTAGG GCGTCTCCCGTGGTTGGAATTTTGACAAGGCAAGACTTGAGatctcaaaatattttgagcGCCTTCCCTCATCTGGAAAAGGCCAAGGAAAGTAAAAAGCGGCATTGA